A genomic stretch from Nitrososphaerota archaeon includes:
- a CDS encoding restriction endonuclease subunit R has translation GSEETSLIETLFVFGTNKTNVEKILESIKYERKTSGDIIELVENKSAKSRTLLIPVYKERKEDIKIEELPKFEGNKKLLTAFLEWFEDDRILYSTFSDYNYNIKPKDVKKIKEFLEKGNFKDSDSSDIFVQTNQLFNHLNIILKDFEKFKQLENEIIHFKRIKVILNQTELEDLKDKIKRVSEYKDSDKEELRLKQLLESKKIDIDEYTNKIKEISKTSSEEKFKDLKIKNIINHYYLPLIISQNDKIDYINHIIKVESERKFIEELEEYLKKDNNLFKACDWWMFSKIDETLDEVHIPYYNKFHNKIEKFKPDFIFWLKKGDEYFITFIDPKSTKYTDFEYKVDGYKRIFEKEGEIIVFDVEGNKIKVYLFLYTEDKNKLSESYKRYWFDNFENIEDLVRQRYL, from the coding sequence TGGAAGCGAAGAAACATCCTTAATTGAAACTCTTTTTGTTTTTGGTACAAACAAAACAAATGTTGAAAAGATACTTGAAAGTATAAAATATGAAAGAAAAACCAGTGGAGATATTATCGAATTAGTGGAGAATAAATCTGCAAAATCAAGAACTTTGTTAATTCCTGTATATAAAGAACGTAAAGAAGATATTAAAATAGAGGAGTTGCCTAAATTCGAAGGTAATAAAAAATTATTAACTGCTTTTTTAGAATGGTTTGAAGATGATAGAATACTCTATTCTACTTTTTCAGATTATAACTATAATATAAAACCAAAAGATGTCAAAAAGATTAAAGAGTTTCTAGAAAAGGGTAATTTTAAAGACTCTGATTCTTCAGATATTTTTGTACAAACGAATCAGCTTTTCAACCATCTTAATATTATTTTAAAAGATTTTGAAAAATTTAAACAATTAGAAAATGAGATAATCCACTTTAAAAGAATTAAGGTTATTCTAAATCAAACAGAGTTAGAAGATTTAAAAGATAAAATAAAACGAGTTAGTGAATATAAGGATTCAGATAAAGAGGAATTAAGATTAAAACAATTGTTAGAATCTAAAAAAATAGATATTGATGAATACACCAATAAAATAAAGGAGATTAGTAAAACTTCTAGTGAAGAAAAATTCAAAGACCTAAAAATTAAGAACATAATAAATCATTACTATCTTCCTTTAATAATCTCTCAAAATGATAAAATAGATTACATAAATCATATAATAAAAGTTGAGAGTGAAAGAAAATTTATTGAGGAGCTTGAAGAATATCTAAAAAAAGATAACAATCTATTCAAAGCTTGCGATTGGTGGATGTTTAGTAAAATTGATGAAACTCTTGATGAAGTCCACATTCCTTACTATAATAAATTTCATAATAAAATTGAAAAGTTTAAACCAGATTTTATTTTTTGGTTAAAAAAAGGAGATGAATATTTCATAACCTTTATAGATCCTAAAAGTACAAAGTATACAGACTTTGAATACAAAGTAGATGGCTATAAAAGAATATTTGAGAAAGAAGGAGAAATAATTGTTTTTGATGTAGAAGGAAATAAAATAAAAGTTTACTTATTCTTATATACGGAAGATAAAAATAAATTATCAGAAAGTTATAAAAGATATTGGTTTGATAATTTTGAGAATATTGAAGATCTTGTACGACAAAGATATTTATGA